A window of the Buteo buteo chromosome 8, bButBut1.hap1.1, whole genome shotgun sequence genome harbors these coding sequences:
- the ATN1 gene encoding atrophin-1 isoform X3 codes for MSSDPRDIDQDNRSTSPSVYSPGSVENDSDSSSVLSQGPSHSYHHPPLFPQSPPVAPPPDSLARPPEPGFGLGGEVHPQGPPAGSYHSQLEGQASRIYQAQAPQTPSSSSSAVAAPPAPPSSSSSSSSSSSSSSSSSSSSAHAPLYPTANVVQVGAKIASGAGGLPAPGGREQTLGTKHNPPPTTPISLASVVGGLPPQKTPPANPPAAPPPPSSAPSFPHVSANLPPPPALRPLNNAAAASSSPGMVGQPLSGHLPSPHGMGQDKAPALAPSRYPYAPPPLPPSSSSAQYPQPSPAQPLPSYSASYGHSFPPPGGLSVSSQPPKYTQPSLPSQPVWSQGPPPYSRPLGNAGAHPAAPFPGQPPHHQQPPQQQHHHGHGSAGGVSPAAAAPPPPPGGYPHGLESSTHHPSHAAYGLRLYPPHSQAAYGQAPAAATPSSSSSSSSSSSSSSSSSSSSSSSSSSASSQGSYPGMCAHPPGQSPATYTFPPPPPPSPAHGAGPPVTSAATTLSTVIATMASPSTAPYKTVSPPVPPSAVAPYGKRAASPVPTFQPPAPYKPGSPPASSAAPFRAATPPGYRVASSPVAGGYKAPSPAPSAPPPLPGSMAAPAPPPPPLPLSAAQIKQEPSEEYEPPESPVPPARSPSPPPKVVDVPSHASQSARFNKHLDRGFNSCSRTDLYFVPLDGSKLAKKRADLVEKVRREAEQKAREEKEREREREREKEREREKERELERSVKMAQEGRPVECSSLGPVPHRPSFEQGSAVATVPPYLGPDTPALRTLSEYARPHVMSPSNRNHPFYVPLGAVDPGLLGYNVPAIYSSDPATRERELREREARERDLRDRDLRERLKPGFEVKPAELEQLHAVPAAAMDPFPRHGGLSLQTAPGLHPAFPFHPGLGHLERERLALAAGPTLRPDMSYAERLAAERQHAERVAALSNDPLARLQMLNVTPHHHQHSHIHSHLHLHQQDAIHAASASVHPLIDPLASGSHLTRIPYPAGTIPNPLLPHPLHENEVLRHQLFAAPYRDLPGSLSAPMSAAHQLQAMHAQSAELQRLALEQQQWLHAHHPLHGVPLPTQEDYYRCTDPLPPRRGASGPLCPRNHLKKESDKPL; via the exons ATGAGCAGTGACCCACGGGACATCGACCAGGACAACAGGAGCACCTCACCCAGCGTCTACAGCCCCGGCAGCGTGGAGAACGACTCCGACTCCTCCTCCGTGCTGTCCCAGGGGCCGTCTCACTCCTACCACCACCCTCCGCTCTTCCCCCAGAGCCCCCCGGTAGCTCCCCCTCCGGACAGCCTGGCCCGACCACCCGAGCCCGGCTTCGGGCTCGGGGGCGAGGTgcacccccagggacccccggCGGGGAGCTACCACTCGCAGCTGGAGGGCCAGGCCTCCCGAATTTACCAGGCTCAAGCCCCGCAGacaccctcctcttcctcctccgcTGTTGccgcccctcctgcccccccttcctcctcctcctcctcctcctcctcctcctcctcctcctcctcttcctcctcctcctccgcccaCGCTCCTCTTTACCCGACGGCCAACGTGGTGCAGGTGGGGGCCAAAATTGCCAGCGGAGCCGGGGGGCTCCCAGCGCCGGGGGGTCGCGAGCAGACCCTCGGCACCAAGCACAACCCGCCGCCCACCACCCCCATCTCGCTGGCGTCGGTGGTCGGGGGgctccccccccaaaagacGCCCCCGGCCAACCCtccggccgccccgccgccgccgtcttcggccccttccttcccccacgTCTCCGccaacctgccccccccgccggccctGCGACCCCTCAACAACGCGGCGGCCGCCTCCAGCTCCCCGGGGATGGTGGGGCAGCCCCTGAGCGGCCACCTTCCCTCGCCCCACGGGATGGGGCAGGACAAGGCGCCCGCCCTGGCCCCCTCCCGCTACCCCTacgccccgccgccgctgccgccctccAGTTCCTCGGCCCAGTACCCCCAGCCTTCCCCGgcgcagcccctgcccagtTACAGTGCCTCCTACGGCCATTCCTTCCCCCCTCCCGGCGGCCTCTCCGTCTCCAGCCAGCCCCCCAAGTACACgcagccctccctgccctcccagcccGTCTGGagccagggaccccccccctaCAGCCGCCCCTTGGGCAACGCCGGCGCCCACCCCGCCGCCCCCTTCCCCGGCCAGCCCCCCCATCaccagcagcccccccagcagcagcatcaccacGGCCACGGGAGCGCCGGGGGGGTCTCCCCGGCGGCCGcggctcccccgccgccccccgggggTTACCCCCACGGGCTGGAGTCGAGCACCCATCACCCTTCCCATGCCGCCTACGGGCTGCGCCTCTACCCCCCCCACAGCCAGGCGGCTTACGGCcaggcccccgccgccgccaccccctcctcctcctcctcctcctcctcctcctcttcctcctcttcctcttcctcctcctcctcctcctcctcctcctcctccgcctctTCCCAGGGAAGCTACCCCGGCATGTGCGCTCACCCCCCCGGGCAGAGTCCTGCCACCtacaccttcccccccccgccgcccccctcccctgcccatGGCGCCGGCCCTCCGGTCACTTCTGCTGCCACCACCCTCTCCACCGTCATCGCCACCATGGCCTCCCCCTCCACGGCCCCCTACAAGACGGTCTCGCCCCCGGTACCCCCCTCGGCCGTCGCCCCTTACGGGAAGCGGGCGGCTTCCCCCGTCCCCACTTTCCAGCCCCCGGCCCCCTACAAACCGGGCTCGCCCCCCGCTTCTTCGGCCGCCCCTTTCCGGGCAGCCACCCCTCCCGGCTACCGGGTGGCCTCTTCGCCTGTGGCGGGGGGCTACAAAGCCCCCTCGCCCGCTCCTTCTGCCCCACCACCCCTGCCGGGCAGTATggctgccccggcccccccgccacccccgcTGCCCCTCAGCGCCGCCCAGATCAAGCAGGAGCCGTCGGAGGAGTACGAGCCCCCCGAGAGCCCCGTGCCGCCCGCTCGCAGCCCCTCGCCGCCCCCCAAGGTGGTGGATGTGCCGAGCCATGCCAGCCAGTCAGCCAG ATTCAACAAACACCTGGACCGCGGCTTCAACTCCTGCTCCCGCACGGACCTGTACTTTGTGCCCCTCGACGGCTCCAAGCTGGCCAAGAAAAGGGCAGACTTGGTGGAGAAAGTGCGGCGAGAGGCTGAGCAGAAGGCGCGGGAAGAGAAGGAGCGGGAACGGGAACGGGAgcgggagaaggagcgggagcgggagaaggagcgggagcTGGAGAGGAGCGTG AAGATGGCCCAGGAGGGCCGGCCGGTTGAGTGCTCGTCCCTCGGGCCGGTTCCCCACCGCCCCTCCTTCGAGCAGGGCAGTGCCGTAGCGACCGTTCCCCCGTACCTGGGTCCCGACACCCCGGCTCTGCGCACCCTCAGCGAATACGCGCGGCCCCACGTCATGTCCCCCAGCAACCGCAACCACCCTTTCTACGTGCCGCTGGGCGCCGTCGACCCGGGCTTGCTGGGGTACAACGTGCCGGCCATCTACAGCAGCGATCCAGCGACGCGGGAGCGAGAGCTGAgggaacgggaagcccgcgaACGAGACCTGAGGGACCGGGACCTGCGTGAACGCCTCAAGCCCGGCTTTGAAGTCAAGCCGGCCGAGTTAGAGCAGCTCCACGCCGTGCCGGCTGCTGCCATGGATCCGTTCCCACGCCACGGCGGGCTGAGTCTGCAGACGGCCCCCGGCCTTCATCCCGCTTTTCCCTTCCACCCAGGGCTGGGCCACTTGGAGCGGGAGCGGCTGGCGCTGGCAGCCGGCCCGACCCTTCGTCCCGACATGTCCTACGCCGAGCGCTTGGCGGCTGAGCGCCAGCACGCCGAGCGGGTGGCTGCCCTCAGCAATGACCCTCTGGCCCGGCTGCAGATGCTCAATGTGACACCTCATCATCACCAGCATTCCCACATCCACTCCCACCTCCATCTCCACCAGCAGGATGCCATACACGCAG CCTCAGCTTCTGTTCACCCTCTTATCGACCCACTCGCCTCGGGATCCCACCTCACCCGGATACCATATCCAGCTGGAACCATCCCCAACCCTCTCCTGCCTCACCCTCTACATGAGAACGAAGTGCTGCGCCACCAGCTCTTTG CCGCACCCTACAGGGACCTGCCGGGCTCCCTCTCGGCGCCCATGTCGGCAGCGCATCAGCTGCAGGCCATGCACGCGCAGTCAGCCGAGCTGCAGCGCCTGGCCCTGGAACAGCAGCAGTGGCTTCACGCCCACCACCCTCTGCACGGCGTGCCGCTCCCGACGCAGGAGGATTACTACAGGTGCACGGACCCGCTCCCTCCGCGGCGCGGGGCCAGCGGACCGCTCTGTCCTCGCAA CCACCTGAAGAAAGAAAGTGACAAACCCCTTTAA